From a single Bacillus sp. NEB1478 genomic region:
- the dnaI gene encoding primosomal protein DnaI has protein sequence MESIKESVKNMPGFNKFQEKYELMKQQVFTDPKVMRFLRENPDISDVQAEKLLSSFYTYRNEQLACSNCTGLENCPNLMKGYRSELTKVRQTVELRYKPCELKIIDDQKKSMSSLIKSYFIPKEILDARFERLYNPNMDEARSIAIQKAYEFVQTAASEQHSKGIYFYGKFGVGKTYLLGAIANGLAEKGIHSLMIHTPEFLREMKQSLSDGSFDSKMNLLKTVPVLMLDDIGAENMTNWVRDEILGVILQYRMMERLPTLYTSNCDYDMLQQHLSFSQKGGLDEVKALRIMERIKHSSHAVFMGGSKNFREDY, from the coding sequence ATGGAATCAATAAAAGAGTCTGTTAAGAATATGCCGGGATTTAATAAGTTTCAAGAAAAATATGAACTTATGAAGCAGCAAGTTTTTACAGATCCAAAAGTGATGCGTTTTTTAAGAGAGAACCCTGATATTTCTGATGTTCAAGCAGAAAAGCTTTTATCGAGCTTTTACACGTATCGAAATGAGCAACTTGCTTGCAGTAATTGCACTGGTCTGGAAAACTGCCCTAATTTAATGAAAGGGTACCGTTCTGAGCTGACAAAAGTGCGGCAGACTGTTGAACTTCGGTACAAGCCCTGCGAACTAAAAATCATAGATGATCAAAAAAAATCGATGTCATCATTAATAAAGAGTTACTTCATTCCTAAAGAAATTCTCGATGCGAGGTTTGAACGTCTTTATAATCCTAATATGGATGAAGCGCGAAGTATCGCCATTCAGAAAGCATATGAATTTGTTCAAACAGCAGCTTCTGAGCAACATAGTAAAGGAATTTATTTTTATGGGAAGTTCGGCGTTGGTAAAACGTATCTGCTGGGTGCGATTGCGAATGGTCTAGCAGAAAAAGGCATCCACTCACTTATGATTCACACGCCTGAGTTTTTAAGAGAAATGAAGCAATCCCTATCAGATGGAAGTTTTGATTCTAAAATGAATTTGTTAAAAACGGTACCTGTTCTCATGCTGGATGATATCGGTGCTGAAAACATGACAAATTGGGTGCGTGATGAAATTTTAGGTGTAATACTCCAATATAGGATGATGGAGAGGCTTCCAACGCTTTATACATCCAATTGTGATTATGACATGCTGCAGCAGCATTTATCTTTCTCGCAAAAAGGCGGACTGGATGAAGTGAAGGCATTACGAATTATGGAAAGAATTAAACATTCAAGTCATGCAGTGTTTATGGGCGGAAGTAAAAATTTCAGAGAAGATTATTAA
- the mqnC gene encoding cyclic dehypoxanthinyl futalosine synthase: protein MSIESILQKALDGERLSVEDAVKLYESDEVERMGEVADLIMKKWHPEPITTFVIGRNVNYTNFCDTYCRFCAFYRAPDSDEGYVLDDDVIFQKIQETIDVGGTEILMQGGTNPNLPFSYYTDLLKEIKKRFSITMHSFSPAEIWKMVEVSGLSLEEVLRELKAAGLDSLPGGGAEILDDRTRKKISRLKGSWTEWIECMKTAKKVGLHSTATMVIGFGETFEERAMHLKRVRDAQDETDCFLAFISWTFQPDNTNMKAEKTTPREYLKNVAISRIFLDNIPNFQSSWVTMGPEVGKKSLHYGCNDFGSTMMEENVVSAAGTTHKVNTNLTLRLIREAGKIPAQRNTKYETIRVFHDEEQAEKDFVMQN from the coding sequence ATGAGTATTGAATCTATTTTACAAAAAGCATTAGACGGAGAGCGTTTATCGGTAGAAGATGCCGTAAAACTTTATGAAAGTGATGAAGTAGAACGCATGGGGGAAGTAGCCGATCTGATTATGAAGAAGTGGCATCCTGAACCTATCACTACTTTTGTTATCGGTCGCAATGTAAACTATACTAACTTTTGCGATACATATTGCAGATTTTGTGCCTTCTACAGAGCACCAGACAGTGATGAAGGATATGTATTAGATGATGATGTTATTTTTCAAAAGATCCAAGAAACGATCGATGTTGGCGGAACAGAAATATTAATGCAAGGCGGAACAAATCCAAACCTTCCATTTAGTTACTATACGGATTTGCTGAAAGAGATTAAGAAGCGTTTTTCTATTACGATGCATTCTTTTTCGCCTGCTGAGATTTGGAAAATGGTTGAGGTTTCAGGATTATCTCTTGAAGAAGTCCTGCGTGAATTAAAGGCTGCTGGTCTTGATTCATTGCCAGGTGGCGGAGCTGAGATATTAGATGACCGCACAAGAAAGAAAATCAGCCGTCTAAAAGGTTCGTGGACTGAGTGGATTGAATGTATGAAAACTGCTAAAAAGGTAGGTCTGCATTCAACGGCTACAATGGTTATCGGATTTGGTGAGACGTTTGAAGAACGAGCGATGCATCTGAAGCGAGTACGTGATGCACAGGATGAAACGGATTGTTTCTTAGCCTTTATTTCATGGACGTTCCAACCAGACAATACAAACATGAAAGCTGAAAAAACAACTCCTAGAGAATATTTGAAAAATGTCGCAATCTCACGTATTTTCTTAGACAACATTCCTAACTTCCAATCCTCATGGGTTACTATGGGTCCTGAAGTAGGGAAAAAATCGCTTCATTATGGTTGTAATGATTTTGGGAGCACGATGATGGAAGAGAATGTTGTATCAGCTGCAGGTACAACACATAAAGTTAACACGAACTTAACTTTGCGTTTAATTCGTGAAGCGGGGAAAATCCCTGCTCAGCGAAACACGAAATATGAAACAATTCGCGTCTTCCATGACGAAGAACAAGCAGAAAAAGACTTTGTAATGCAAAATTAA
- a CDS encoding cytochrome c oxidase subunit 2A — protein sequence MPMPQQSKKPEVPVRKEKELLGTLYAVFGVGLFIVLSWAAVYLLYLSR from the coding sequence ATGCCGATGCCGCAACAGTCCAAGAAGCCAGAAGTACCGGTGAGAAAAGAAAAAGAACTATTAGGAACTTTGTATGCTGTTTTTGGAGTTGGATTATTTATTGTTTTATCTTGGGCAGCCGTATATTTGCTGTATCTATCACGTTAG
- a CDS encoding cytochrome c oxidase subunit II produces the protein MHIHKYEKIWLWSGAVCLTIFLLIVGVSAFAMGNQPPSHMETIDPEKASATAPFDKPGLNKIGEKEYEAVMLAQAFTFTPSKMKVPIGSTVHFKVTSTDVVHGFEIPSTNVNMMITPGYVSEITYTFDKPGKYLILCNEYCGAGHHVMAVTLEVTL, from the coding sequence ATGCATATTCATAAATATGAAAAAATTTGGCTGTGGTCCGGTGCTGTGTGCTTGACTATCTTTTTATTAATTGTTGGCGTCTCGGCTTTTGCTATGGGAAATCAGCCGCCGAGTCATATGGAGACGATCGATCCAGAGAAAGCATCTGCAACTGCTCCTTTTGATAAACCCGGCTTAAACAAGATCGGGGAAAAAGAATATGAAGCAGTTATGCTCGCCCAAGCCTTTACTTTTACCCCTTCAAAAATGAAAGTTCCTATAGGCTCCACTGTGCATTTTAAAGTCACTAGTACAGATGTTGTTCATGGATTTGAGATTCCATCAACAAATGTAAATATGATGATTACACCGGGCTATGTAAGTGAGATCACTTATACCTTTGATAAACCTGGCAAATATTTAATTTTGTGCAATGAGTATTGCGGAGCAGGACACCATGTGATGGCGGTAACATTGGAGGTTACATTATGA
- a CDS encoding b(o/a)3-type cytochrome-c oxidase subunit 1, with translation MINRNDAQLSLAFLTVSFIALFIGAVAGLLQSLVRGGVITLPLSIGYYQLLTAHGVLLALIFTTFFIIGFLYAGISKTMGDLYDVPRRLGWLGFVMMTFGTGLATVFILLNKATVLYTFYAPLQASPWFYIALVHVIVGSWLCAFSMWNQYYIWKSRTKNKLSPLFSYMAVMTMALWFIATLGVAATVILQFIPWSIGWVDKIDILISRTLFWYFGHPLVYFWLLPAYMCWYVVIPKIIGGKIFSDALARLSFVLFLLFSIPVGFHHQLLEPGISHNWKFLQVALTFMVIVPSLMTAFSMFACFETAGRKKGAKGVFGWFKVLPWNDVRFFAPMVGMLIFIPAGAGGIINASHQLNQVIHNTLWVTGHFHLTVASTVALTFFGISYWLVPYLTGRTLTPMMNRLGIIQTIMWAAGMFFMSGAMHLVGLFGAPRRTSFTTYSDNPVAVDWIPYQVSMAIGGTILFAAILLLIYIIVYLAFRAPKGVMEFPVGEVEEGAASTPALLENWKVWVGICAVLIMFAYTIPFWHMIEHAPPGSRGFKYW, from the coding sequence ATGATCAATCGAAATGATGCACAATTAAGTCTAGCGTTTTTAACTGTTAGTTTTATCGCGCTTTTTATTGGAGCAGTTGCAGGTCTCCTGCAATCACTAGTTAGAGGCGGGGTAATTACTCTTCCGCTTTCAATTGGTTATTATCAATTATTAACAGCTCATGGCGTTTTGTTAGCACTTATCTTTACTACTTTTTTTATCATAGGATTTTTATATGCAGGAATCAGTAAGACCATGGGCGATTTATATGACGTACCGCGAAGATTAGGCTGGCTAGGTTTTGTCATGATGACGTTTGGTACTGGTTTAGCTACTGTTTTTATTCTCTTAAATAAAGCTACAGTACTATATACATTTTACGCACCTTTACAAGCTTCACCATGGTTTTATATTGCACTCGTCCATGTTATTGTCGGCAGCTGGCTTTGTGCTTTCTCGATGTGGAATCAATATTATATATGGAAAAGCAGAACAAAAAATAAATTATCTCCCCTTTTTAGTTATATGGCTGTGATGACAATGGCGTTATGGTTTATCGCTACACTTGGAGTTGCGGCAACCGTAATCTTACAGTTCATTCCATGGTCTATCGGCTGGGTTGATAAGATTGATATTCTAATTAGCAGAACGCTATTTTGGTATTTTGGCCATCCACTCGTTTATTTTTGGCTTCTGCCTGCTTATATGTGCTGGTATGTTGTTATTCCTAAAATTATCGGAGGGAAAATATTCAGTGATGCACTTGCAAGACTTTCATTTGTTTTGTTTCTATTGTTCAGCATACCAGTCGGCTTCCATCATCAATTATTAGAGCCGGGTATCTCTCATAATTGGAAGTTTCTGCAGGTTGCTCTTACATTTATGGTTATTGTACCTTCGCTGATGACTGCATTTTCAATGTTTGCTTGTTTTGAGACAGCAGGCAGAAAAAAGGGAGCAAAAGGAGTATTTGGCTGGTTTAAAGTATTACCATGGAATGATGTGCGTTTTTTTGCTCCTATGGTTGGAATGCTTATCTTTATTCCTGCAGGAGCTGGAGGAATTATTAACGCAAGTCATCAATTGAATCAGGTGATTCACAATACACTGTGGGTAACAGGACATTTCCATTTAACGGTAGCATCTACAGTCGCTTTAACCTTTTTTGGAATCAGTTATTGGCTGGTCCCGTATTTAACAGGGCGTACATTGACTCCTATGATGAATCGTTTAGGCATTATCCAAACGATCATGTGGGCTGCAGGAATGTTTTTCATGTCAGGGGCTATGCATTTAGTTGGTTTATTCGGAGCGCCGCGCAGAACGTCATTTACAACGTATAGTGACAATCCAGTTGCAGTGGATTGGATTCCGTATCAAGTCTCAATGGCGATAGGGGGTACAATCCTCTTTGCTGCCATATTGCTTTTGATTTACATTATCGTTTACTTAGCGTTTAGAGCTCCAAAAGGCGTTATGGAATTTCCAGTAGGAGAAGTGGAGGAAGGAGCCGCATCTACTCCGGCATTACTAGAAAATTGGAAAGTCTGGGTTGGAATTTGTGCCGTTCTCATAATGTTTGCTTATACAATACCGTTCTGGCACATGATCGAACACGCTCCTCCAGGATCTCGAGGGTTTAAGTATTGGTAG
- a CDS encoding Crp/Fnr family transcriptional regulator, protein MSACVQPQNFCSYQNTDIFSKQSFQYLENIMYPKVIEKDHYLFLDSDKAEQLYYVKKGQIKITKLTEDGKELVLYIFQEGDLIGELGITPDSRYNYSARATRHCELGVIQQQDLETIIWQHGDVAVEFMRWMSNMHAITRSKFRDLMLYGKKGALCSTLIRLANSYGIMTPTGIVISQPFTNNDLAELVGTTRETVNRMLSTLKKEGVISIEGEGKLKIRKLNDLKEACSCENCPVEICRI, encoded by the coding sequence ATGAGTGCCTGCGTTCAGCCACAAAATTTTTGTTCCTATCAAAATACCGATATTTTTTCTAAACAATCCTTTCAATATTTAGAAAATATTATGTATCCTAAGGTAATAGAAAAAGATCACTATTTATTTCTAGATTCAGACAAAGCAGAACAATTGTATTATGTGAAAAAAGGACAGATAAAAATAACTAAACTTACCGAGGACGGAAAAGAGTTAGTATTATATATTTTCCAAGAAGGTGACTTAATCGGGGAGTTGGGAATCACTCCTGATTCCCGATACAATTATAGTGCAAGGGCTACAAGGCATTGTGAATTAGGAGTGATTCAGCAGCAGGATCTCGAAACGATAATATGGCAGCATGGAGATGTTGCAGTCGAATTTATGAGATGGATGAGTAATATGCATGCGATTACCCGTTCTAAATTTAGAGATTTAATGTTATACGGCAAAAAAGGTGCGCTTTGCTCCACTTTGATCAGACTGGCCAATTCGTACGGTATAATGACTCCTACTGGAATTGTGATCTCACAGCCGTTTACGAACAACGATCTGGCAGAACTAGTCGGAACAACCCGAGAAACGGTAAATAGAATGCTGAGCACCTTGAAAAAAGAGGGTGTCATTTCTATAGAGGGTGAAGGGAAATTAAAGATTCGAAAGCTTAATGATTTGAAAGAAGCATGCAGCTGTGAAAATTGTCCGGTTGAGATTTGCAGAATTTAA
- a CDS encoding basic amino acid ABC transporter substrate-binding protein, whose amino-acid sequence MMKLKQTFKVGIIGLSAALLAACGSTGSDDKLTIGTDAAYAPFESLNGDKIVGFDVDVLDAVMKEADLDYKLKNTGWDPLFIALQNEEVDAGISAITINDKRKKSYDFSDPYFESINMILTKEGSSIKSAKDLEGKKVSVQNGTTGQEALEKMFGKTEDIKKFDSNVLAIQALLNGEVEAVVADNGVLKEYEKNNPDKKLITISDKDNFDSEFYGIIFPKDADHQDEINKAMKKVIDSGKYAEIYKKWFGEEPNVDALKQ is encoded by the coding sequence ATAATGAAATTGAAGCAAACATTTAAAGTAGGGATCATCGGTCTGTCTGCAGCACTTCTCGCTGCCTGTGGAAGTACAGGTTCTGATGATAAATTAACAATAGGAACAGATGCCGCATATGCCCCTTTTGAATCATTGAATGGAGACAAGATTGTCGGATTCGATGTGGATGTTCTCGATGCAGTTATGAAAGAAGCGGATTTGGATTACAAATTAAAGAACACAGGCTGGGATCCTTTGTTCATCGCACTTCAGAATGAAGAAGTAGATGCAGGGATATCTGCAATTACAATCAATGATAAGAGAAAGAAAAGCTATGATTTTTCAGATCCATATTTTGAATCAATCAATATGATTCTTACAAAAGAAGGGTCTTCTATTAAGAGTGCAAAAGATTTAGAAGGCAAAAAAGTAAGTGTACAAAATGGTACAACTGGGCAAGAGGCACTGGAAAAAATGTTCGGAAAAACCGAGGACATTAAAAAGTTTGATAGTAATGTTCTGGCAATTCAAGCCTTATTAAATGGGGAAGTTGAAGCTGTTGTTGCCGATAATGGTGTATTGAAGGAATATGAAAAAAATAACCCAGATAAAAAGTTAATTACGATTAGTGACAAAGACAATTTCGATAGTGAATTTTACGGGATTATTTTTCCTAAAGATGCAGACCATCAAGATGAAATCAATAAAGCTATGAAAAAAGTGATCGACAGTGGAAAATACGCCGAAATTTATAAAAAATGGTTTGGTGAAGAACCGAATGTAGACGCTTTAAAACAATAA
- a CDS encoding amino acid ABC transporter permease has protein sequence MDYSLQIIREYMPLFIKGTVNTIQLSLLSILFGTILGLFIGLGKMTKQRLISIPCMWYVSFFRGTPLLVQILLIHSALMPLIMKPPNVFVSSVLALSLNAAAYIAEIFRAGIQSIDRGQMEAARSLGMNHVQAMKHVILPQASRRMIPPLGNEFIVLIKDSSLVSIIATPELMYYARAMMGEYYRPWEPYMTAALMYLILTLGMAFILSKIERKFVYD, from the coding sequence ATGGACTATTCATTACAAATCATTAGAGAGTACATGCCCCTTTTTATAAAAGGAACTGTAAATACCATTCAGCTGTCACTTTTAAGTATTCTATTTGGAACAATTCTGGGGTTATTTATTGGGTTAGGCAAAATGACGAAACAGCGACTTATTAGTATACCTTGTATGTGGTATGTCAGTTTCTTTCGAGGAACGCCGTTGCTTGTTCAAATCTTATTGATTCATTCAGCTTTAATGCCTCTCATTATGAAACCGCCAAATGTTTTTGTTTCAAGTGTACTCGCACTATCACTTAATGCTGCTGCGTACATTGCAGAAATTTTTCGAGCGGGGATACAGTCCATTGACAGAGGGCAGATGGAAGCAGCTAGATCGCTAGGAATGAATCATGTACAAGCCATGAAGCATGTTATTCTCCCACAGGCATCCAGAAGAATGATTCCGCCTTTAGGCAATGAATTTATCGTATTAATTAAAGATTCTTCACTTGTTTCAATCATTGCTACACCTGAGCTGATGTATTATGCAAGGGCAATGATGGGTGAATATTACCGTCCATGGGAGCCTTACATGACCGCTGCTTTAATGTATTTAATCCTTACATTGGGAATGGCTTTTATCCTTTCAAAAATCGAACGTAAATTTGTTTACGATTAA
- the ytxC gene encoding sporulation protein YtxC, whose product MIAIAFSHPSDGTTVLKNIIRAAVKHKLSPSFAKLSETSSKILELHIQKDPDIILDVLTQFTRNKVEDICLKEMIEHLFFYTDASEQKEIFTITKSIISGEIEGIPEAKNLPNLNGLIRKQWLSLFKTSLPYLEFESFLKFRLKEYLSVLLKIVECAIDEYKLELEYQMFVEQLRSCVTKQKSFSKRNIVIIFDKEKIVILDENQNPLTRKEMERFHERALKLSKVTSLDERLLGPLIGLAPASAHIYSYDLDHPLLQTVKNIFQETITISSIEKMSYRNKRFFNKKQ is encoded by the coding sequence TTGATCGCGATTGCTTTTTCACACCCATCCGACGGTACCACCGTTCTTAAAAATATAATCAGAGCTGCAGTGAAACATAAATTATCCCCTTCCTTTGCCAAATTATCTGAAACTTCATCTAAAATACTTGAATTGCACATACAGAAAGACCCAGACATTATTTTGGATGTGTTAACACAATTCACAAGAAATAAGGTAGAGGATATTTGTTTAAAGGAAATGATTGAGCATTTATTTTTTTACACAGATGCATCTGAACAAAAAGAAATATTCACGATAACGAAAAGTATTATTTCAGGTGAAATAGAAGGAATTCCCGAGGCTAAAAACCTCCCTAATTTAAATGGACTTATACGTAAGCAATGGCTGTCATTATTTAAGACATCACTGCCGTATTTAGAATTCGAATCGTTTTTAAAATTCCGATTAAAGGAATATTTATCCGTTCTATTAAAAATTGTTGAATGTGCGATCGACGAGTATAAATTAGAATTGGAGTATCAAATGTTTGTTGAGCAATTGAGATCTTGTGTAACGAAACAAAAGTCATTTTCGAAACGAAATATCGTCATTATTTTTGATAAGGAGAAAATTGTGATTCTTGATGAAAACCAAAATCCTTTAACGAGGAAAGAAATGGAAAGGTTTCACGAAAGAGCTCTTAAATTATCAAAAGTAACAAGCCTGGATGAACGTTTGTTAGGACCTCTTATCGGTTTAGCACCTGCTTCTGCACATATTTATTCATATGATCTGGATCATCCGCTTCTTCAAACTGTTAAAAATATCTTTCAGGAAACGATCACGATTTCATCCATTGAAAAGATGTCTTATCGAAACAAAAGATTTTTTAATAAAAAGCAGTAA
- the thrS gene encoding threonine--tRNA ligase has translation MSISISFPDGSVKEFPKGVTSEQVAESISPSLKKKAVAGKVNGQLFDFSRPIEEDSSIEIVMQDSKDGLEMTRHSNAHLLAQALKRLYPDVKLGIGPVIDNGFYYDVDMSHVLTPEDLPAIEKEMKKIVNENLPIIRKEVTREEALSIYEELNDHLKLELIRDLPEGEKITIYEQGEFFDLCRGPHVPSTGKIKAYKLMSISGAYWRGNSDNQMLQRIYGAAFLNQKELDEYLHFIEEAQKRDHRKLGKELELFMFSEEAPGMPFYLPNGQIIRTELENFSRELQRQVDYDEVRTPFMMNQRLWEQSGHWDHYHENMYFSEVDDTKFAMKPMNCPGHMLIFKNKLHSYRDLPVRMAEFGQVHRHEYSGALNGMIRVRTFCQDDAHIFVTPKQIESEIKNVFKLVDKIYSTFGFEYSVELSTRPEDSMGDDRLWEQAEGALKNVLEDLGMDYHLNEGDGAFYGPKIDFHIKDALNRSHQCATIQLDFQMPEKFDLTYVDENNQKVRPVVIHRAIYGSIDRFLGILVEHFAGAFPTWLAPVQVKLIPVSDVHNEYAYKLQEDLKKHAVRVDIDIRNEKMGYKIREAQMKKIPYMLVLGDKEIEDNAVNVRKYGEQKSETVSYEDFRDMILAKINEKR, from the coding sequence ATGTCAATTTCGATTTCATTCCCTGACGGTTCAGTTAAGGAATTTCCGAAAGGGGTAACTTCAGAGCAAGTTGCTGAAAGCATTAGCCCAAGTTTAAAGAAAAAAGCAGTTGCAGGAAAAGTGAACGGTCAATTATTTGATTTTTCACGTCCAATCGAAGAAGATTCATCAATCGAAATCGTGATGCAGGATTCAAAAGATGGATTAGAGATGACACGACACTCTAATGCACATTTGCTGGCACAAGCATTAAAACGCCTATATCCAGATGTGAAATTAGGAATCGGTCCTGTTATTGATAATGGATTTTACTATGATGTGGATATGTCGCATGTCTTAACGCCAGAAGATCTTCCAGCTATTGAAAAAGAAATGAAGAAGATTGTAAACGAAAATCTTCCTATTATTCGTAAAGAAGTTACACGTGAAGAAGCATTATCCATCTATGAAGAACTTAACGACCATTTAAAGCTGGAACTGATCCGCGATCTTCCTGAAGGAGAAAAAATTACGATCTATGAACAAGGAGAATTCTTTGACCTTTGCCGTGGACCGCATGTTCCTTCAACTGGAAAGATTAAAGCGTATAAGCTCATGAGCATCTCAGGTGCATACTGGCGCGGAAACAGCGATAACCAAATGCTTCAGCGTATTTATGGAGCAGCTTTCTTAAATCAAAAAGAGTTAGACGAATATTTGCACTTTATTGAAGAAGCTCAAAAGCGCGATCACCGTAAGCTTGGAAAAGAATTAGAGTTATTCATGTTCTCAGAAGAAGCGCCTGGTATGCCGTTCTATCTTCCGAATGGCCAAATTATCAGAACAGAACTTGAGAATTTCTCTCGAGAGCTTCAGCGCCAAGTAGATTATGATGAAGTTCGCACACCGTTCATGATGAACCAGCGTCTTTGGGAACAATCCGGCCACTGGGATCATTACCATGAAAACATGTATTTCTCAGAAGTAGATGATACGAAGTTTGCGATGAAGCCGATGAACTGTCCGGGTCATATGCTTATCTTTAAAAACAAGCTTCATTCATATAGAGATCTCCCTGTACGAATGGCTGAGTTTGGACAAGTACATCGTCACGAATACAGCGGTGCCCTTAACGGAATGATTCGTGTAAGAACTTTCTGCCAAGATGATGCTCACATTTTCGTGACTCCGAAGCAGATCGAGAGTGAAATCAAAAACGTATTTAAACTTGTAGATAAAATCTATAGCACTTTCGGTTTCGAGTATTCAGTAGAACTTTCTACTCGTCCTGAAGATTCTATGGGTGACGATCGTCTTTGGGAACAAGCGGAAGGCGCTTTGAAAAACGTGCTGGAAGATCTCGGAATGGATTATCACTTGAATGAAGGCGATGGGGCATTCTATGGTCCGAAAATTGACTTCCACATTAAAGATGCATTAAATAGAAGCCACCAATGTGCAACAATACAGCTGGACTTCCAGATGCCGGAGAAGTTCGATTTAACTTATGTGGATGAGAATAATCAAAAAGTACGTCCGGTTGTAATCCACCGTGCAATTTACGGATCAATCGATCGTTTCCTAGGAATATTAGTTGAGCATTTTGCAGGAGCTTTCCCAACATGGTTAGCGCCAGTTCAAGTGAAGCTGATTCCTGTGTCTGATGTTCATAATGAGTATGCTTATAAACTTCAAGAAGATTTGAAGAAACATGCGGTTAGAGTGGACATTGATATAAGAAACGAGAAAATGGGATATAAGATCAGAGAAGCACAAATGAAAAAGATCCCATACATGCTTGTTCTTGGTGACAAAGAGATCGAAGACAATGCTGTAAACGTTCGAAAGTATGGCGAACAAAAATCAGAAACCGTTTCTTATGAAGATTTCAGAGACATGATTTTAGCTAAAATTAACGAAAAAAGATAA
- the infC gene encoding translation initiation factor IF-3 has product MSVNDGIRAREVRLIGPDGSQLGIKSRQEALDLATNANLDLVLVAPAAKPPVCKIMDYGKFKYEQQRKDREARKNQKVITTKEIRLSPTIEENDFNTKLRNARKFLEKGDKVKASIRFRGRAITHSQIGKTVLEKLAKECEDLSTVETSPKMEGRSMFLILAPKAEK; this is encoded by the coding sequence GTGTCTGTCAATGATGGCATTCGAGCTCGTGAGGTTCGCTTAATCGGTCCAGATGGAAGCCAGCTAGGCATTAAATCAAGACAAGAAGCTTTAGACCTTGCGACAAATGCAAACCTTGATCTTGTTCTCGTTGCTCCTGCCGCTAAACCGCCTGTATGCAAAATTATGGATTATGGCAAGTTTAAATACGAGCAGCAACGTAAAGATCGAGAAGCACGAAAAAACCAAAAAGTTATTACGACGAAAGAAATTCGTCTTAGTCCAACAATCGAGGAAAACGATTTTAATACAAAGCTTAGAAATGCTCGCAAGTTCCTTGAAAAAGGTGACAAAGTAAAGGCAAGTATTCGTTTCCGTGGACGTGCAATTACTCATTCTCAAATCGGAAAAACGGTATTGGAGAAATTAGCGAAAGAATGTGAGGATCTTTCTACGGTGGAAACTTCACCGAAAATGGAAGGACGAAGCATGTTTCTTATCCTAGCACCTAAAGCCGAAAAATAA
- the rpmI gene encoding 50S ribosomal protein L35, whose translation MPKMKTHKGAAKRFRKTGSGKLKRGRAYTSHLFANKSTKAKRKLRKAKLVHSGDYKRIRTLLTYKKR comes from the coding sequence ATGCCTAAAATGAAAACTCATAAAGGTGCTGCAAAGCGCTTTAGAAAAACTGGATCAGGTAAATTAAAGCGTGGTCGCGCTTATACTAGTCACTTGTTCGCTAACAAGTCTACTAAAGCTAAGCGTAAACTTCGCAAAGCGAAACTTGTCCACAGCGGTGATTACAAACGTATCCGCACATTGTTAACTTACAAAAAACGCTAA
- the rplT gene encoding 50S ribosomal protein L20, whose protein sequence is MPRVKGGYVTRRRRKKVLKLAKGYFGSKHKLFKVAQQQVFKSLMYAYRDRRQKKRDFRKLWITRINAAARTNGLSYSRLMHGLKLAGIDINRKMLSEIAITDENAFAELASKAKDSLKA, encoded by the coding sequence ATGCCAAGAGTAAAAGGTGGCTATGTAACACGTCGTCGTCGTAAAAAAGTTCTTAAGCTGGCTAAAGGCTATTTCGGTTCTAAACATAAATTATTTAAAGTAGCACAACAACAAGTATTCAAATCTTTAATGTACGCTTACCGTGACCGTCGTCAAAAGAAGCGTGATTTCCGTAAGCTTTGGATTACTCGTATTAATGCTGCTGCTCGTACAAACGGTCTTTCTTACAGCCGTTTAATGCACGGTCTTAAATTAGCAGGTATCGATATCAACCGTAAAATGCTTTCTGAGATCGCAATTACAGATGAAAATGCTTTTGCTGAACTAGCTTCAAAAGCAAAGGACAGCCTAAAAGCTTAA